The following are from one region of the Escherichia sp. E4742 genome:
- the argB gene encoding acetylglutamate kinase: MMNPLIIKLGGVLLDSEEALERLFSALVKYRESHQRPLVIVHGGGCVVDELMKGLNLPVKKKNGLRVTPADQIDIITGALAGTANKTLLAWAKKHQIAAVGLFLGDGDSVKVTQLDEELGHVGLAQPGSPKLINTLLENGYLPVVSSIGVTDEGQLMNVNADQAATALAATLGADLILLSDVSGILDGKGQRIAEMTAAKAEQLIEQGIITDGMIVKVNAALDAARTLGRPVDIASWRHAEQLPALFNGMPMGTRILA, translated from the coding sequence ATGATGAATCCATTAATTATCAAGCTGGGCGGCGTACTGCTGGATAGCGAAGAGGCGCTGGAACGGCTGTTCAGCGCACTGGTGAAATATCGTGAGTCACATCAGCGTCCGCTGGTGATTGTCCACGGCGGCGGCTGCGTGGTGGATGAGCTGATGAAAGGGCTGAATCTGCCGGTGAAAAAGAAAAACGGCCTGCGGGTGACGCCTGCGGATCAGATAGACATTATCACCGGAGCGCTGGCGGGAACGGCAAATAAAACTCTGCTGGCATGGGCGAAGAAACATCAGATTGCGGCCGTAGGTTTGTTTCTCGGTGACGGCGACAGCGTCAAAGTGACCCAGCTTGATGAAGAGTTAGGCCATGTTGGACTGGCGCAGCCAGGTTCGCCTAAGCTTATCAATACGTTGCTGGAAAACGGTTATCTGCCGGTGGTCAGTTCCATTGGTGTTACGGACGAAGGGCAACTGATGAACGTCAATGCTGACCAGGCGGCGACGGCGCTGGCGGCAACGCTGGGTGCGGATCTGATTTTGCTCTCCGACGTCAGCGGCATTCTCGACGGTAAAGGGCAACGTATTGCCGAAATGACCGCCGCGAAAGCGGAACAACTGATTGAGCAGGGCATTATTACCGACGGCATGATTGTAAAAGTGAACGCGGCGCTGGATGCTGCGCGCACGTTGGGCCGTCCGGTAGATATCGCCTCCTGGCGTCATGCGGAACAGCTTCCGGCACTGTTTAACGGTATGCCGATGGGTACGCGGATTTTAGCTTAA
- a CDS encoding MFS transporter, whose amino-acid sequence MDVDVSGSVAGNKPQRIRRIQTVTLVLLFMAGIVNFLDRSSLSVAGEAIRGELGLSATEFGVLLSAFSLSYGFSQLPSGILLDRFGPRIVLGAGLIFWSLMQALTGMVNSFSHFIIMRIGLGIGEAPFMPAGVKSITDWYAQKERGTALGIFNSSTVIGQAIAPPALVLMQLAWGWRTMFVIIGVAGILVGVCWYAWYRNRAQFVLTEEERTYLSAPVKPRPQLQFSEWLALFKHRTTWGMILGFSGVNYTGWLYIAWLPGYLQAEQGFSLAKTGWVAAIPFLAAAVGMWVNGIVVDRLAKKGYDLAKTRKTAIVCGLMMSALGTLLVVQSSSPAQAVAFISMALFCVHFAGTSAWGLVQVMVSETKVASIAGIQNFGSFVFASFAPIVTGWVVDTTHSFNLALVIAACVTFTGALCYFFIVKDRIE is encoded by the coding sequence ATGGACGTTGATGTGTCAGGTAGTGTTGCGGGTAATAAGCCGCAACGGATTCGTCGTATTCAGACAGTGACGTTGGTTTTATTATTTATGGCGGGGATCGTTAATTTCCTCGACCGTTCGTCATTGAGTGTGGCAGGCGAAGCAATTCGTGGCGAGTTAGGATTATCGGCAACAGAATTTGGCGTTTTGCTTTCTGCATTTTCTCTGTCTTATGGTTTTTCACAACTTCCTTCCGGTATTTTGCTAGACCGCTTTGGTCCACGAATAGTCTTAGGCGCAGGTTTAATATTCTGGTCATTAATGCAGGCATTAACAGGAATGGTTAATTCCTTTAGCCATTTTATTATTATGCGTATTGGGCTGGGTATTGGTGAAGCGCCGTTTATGCCAGCAGGGGTGAAATCTATTACCGACTGGTATGCACAAAAAGAACGCGGCACGGCGTTGGGGATTTTTAACTCATCTACCGTTATCGGTCAGGCCATCGCGCCTCCTGCTCTTGTATTGATGCAACTGGCATGGGGATGGCGGACAATGTTCGTCATCATCGGCGTGGCGGGGATTCTGGTTGGGGTCTGCTGGTACGCGTGGTATCGCAACCGGGCGCAGTTTGTCCTGACCGAGGAAGAACGGACATATCTCTCCGCGCCGGTTAAACCGCGTCCACAGTTACAATTTAGCGAGTGGCTGGCGCTGTTTAAGCATCGGACAACGTGGGGGATGATTTTAGGTTTCTCTGGCGTCAACTATACAGGCTGGCTCTACATCGCGTGGTTACCCGGTTATTTGCAAGCCGAGCAAGGTTTCAGTCTGGCGAAAACGGGTTGGGTGGCGGCGATTCCTTTCCTCGCGGCGGCAGTCGGAATGTGGGTTAACGGTATTGTTGTTGATCGGCTGGCGAAAAAAGGCTACGACCTGGCGAAGACGCGTAAAACGGCTATTGTCTGCGGTTTGATGATGTCGGCATTAGGCACGTTGCTGGTCGTGCAATCTTCCTCGCCTGCGCAAGCGGTGGCATTTATCTCAATGGCGCTGTTCTGTGTGCATTTCGCGGGAACATCTGCATGGGGACTGGTGCAGGTGATGGTGTCTGAAACCAAAGTGGCTTCCATCGCCGGGATTCAAAACTTTGGCAGTTTTGTCTTTGCTTCCTTTGCTCCGATCGTAACCGGTTGGGTAGTGGATACTACGCACTCGTTTAATCTTGCGTTGGTTATCGCTGCCTGTGTGACCTTCACTGGTGCGCTGTGTTACTTCTTTATCGTCAAAGATCGCATTGAGTAA
- the ppc gene encoding phosphoenolpyruvate carboxylase, whose amino-acid sequence MNEQYSALRSNVSMLGKVLGETIKDALGEHILERVETIRKLSKSSRAGNDANRQELLTTLQNLSNDELLPVARAFSQFLNLANTAEQYHSISPKGEAASNPEVIARTLRKLKNQPELSEDTIKKAVESLSLELVLTAHPTEITRRTLIHKMVEVNACLKQLDNKDIADYEHHQLMRRLRQLIAQSWHTDEIRKLRPTPVDEAKWGFAVVENSLWQGVPNYLRELNEQLEENLGYKLPVEFVPVRFTSWMGGDRDGNPNVTADITRHVLLLSRWKATDLFLKDIQVLVSELSMVEATPELLALVGEEGAAEPYRYLMKNLRSRLMATQAWLEARLKGEEQPKPEGLLTQNEELWEPLYACYQSLQACGMGIIANGDLLDTLRRVKCFGVPLVRIDIRQESTRHTEALGELTRYLGIGDYESWSEADKQAFLIRELNSKRPLLPRNWQPSAETREVLDTCQVIAEAPQGSIAAYVISMAKTPSDVLAVHLLLKEAGIGFAMPVAPLFETLDDLNNANDVMTQLLNIDWYRGLIQGKQMVMIGYSDSAKDAGVMAASWAQYQAQDALIKTCEKAGIELTLFHGRGGSIGRGGAPAHAALLSQPPGSLKGGLRVTEQGEMIRFKYGLPEITVSSLSLYTGAILEANLLPPPEPKESWRHIMDELSVISCDLYRGYVRENKDFVPYFRSATPEQELGKLPLGSRPAKRRPTGGVESLRAIPWIFAWTQNRLMLPAWLGAGTALQKVVEDGKQSELEAMCRDWPFFSTRLGMLEMVFAKADLWLAEYYDQRLVDKALWPLGKELRNLQEEDIKVVLAIANDSHLMADLPWIAESIQLRNIYTDPLNVLQAELLHRSRQAEKEGQEPDPRVEQALMVTIAGIAAGMRNTG is encoded by the coding sequence ATGAACGAACAATATTCCGCATTGCGTAGTAATGTCAGCATGCTCGGCAAAGTGCTGGGAGAAACCATCAAGGATGCGTTAGGAGAACACATTCTTGAACGCGTAGAAACTATCCGTAAGTTGTCCAAATCTTCACGCGCTGGCAATGATGCTAACCGCCAGGAGTTGCTCACCACCTTACAAAATTTGTCGAACGACGAGCTGCTGCCCGTTGCGCGTGCGTTTAGTCAGTTCCTGAACCTGGCCAACACCGCCGAGCAATACCACAGCATTTCGCCGAAAGGCGAGGCTGCCAGCAATCCGGAAGTGATCGCCCGCACCCTGCGTAAACTGAAAAACCAGCCGGAACTGAGCGAAGACACCATCAAAAAAGCAGTGGAATCGCTGTCGCTGGAACTGGTCCTCACGGCTCACCCTACCGAAATTACCCGTCGGACACTGATCCACAAAATGGTGGAAGTGAACGCCTGCTTAAAACAGCTCGATAACAAAGATATCGCCGACTACGAACACCACCAGCTGATGCGCCGCCTGCGCCAGTTGATCGCTCAGTCCTGGCATACTGATGAAATCCGTAAGCTGCGCCCAACTCCGGTTGATGAAGCGAAATGGGGCTTTGCCGTAGTGGAAAACAGCCTGTGGCAAGGCGTACCGAATTACCTGCGCGAACTAAACGAACAACTGGAAGAGAACCTCGGCTACAAACTGCCCGTCGAATTTGTTCCAGTCCGTTTTACTTCGTGGATGGGCGGTGATCGCGACGGCAACCCGAACGTCACTGCCGATATCACCCGCCACGTCCTGCTGCTCAGCCGCTGGAAAGCCACCGACCTGTTCCTGAAAGATATTCAGGTTCTGGTTTCTGAACTGTCGATGGTTGAGGCCACCCCAGAACTGCTGGCGCTGGTCGGCGAAGAAGGTGCCGCAGAACCGTATCGCTATCTGATGAAAAACCTGCGTTCTCGCCTGATGGCGACACAGGCCTGGCTGGAGGCGCGTCTGAAAGGCGAAGAACAGCCGAAGCCGGAAGGTCTGCTGACGCAGAACGAAGAACTGTGGGAGCCGCTCTACGCTTGCTACCAGTCCCTTCAGGCGTGTGGCATGGGCATTATTGCCAACGGCGATCTGCTCGACACCCTGCGCCGCGTGAAATGTTTCGGCGTACCGCTGGTGCGTATTGATATCCGTCAGGAGAGCACCCGCCATACCGAAGCGCTGGGTGAACTGACCCGCTACCTCGGCATCGGCGATTATGAAAGCTGGTCAGAGGCCGACAAACAGGCGTTCCTGATCCGCGAACTGAACTCCAAACGCCCGCTTCTGCCGCGCAACTGGCAACCAAGCGCCGAAACGCGCGAAGTGCTTGATACCTGTCAGGTGATTGCCGAAGCGCCGCAAGGTTCAATTGCCGCCTACGTGATCTCGATGGCGAAAACGCCGTCCGACGTACTGGCCGTGCACCTGCTGCTGAAAGAAGCAGGTATTGGATTTGCGATGCCGGTAGCACCGCTGTTTGAAACTCTCGATGACCTGAACAACGCCAATGACGTCATGACTCAACTGCTGAATATCGACTGGTATCGCGGTCTGATTCAGGGCAAACAGATGGTGATGATTGGCTATTCCGACTCGGCAAAAGATGCGGGCGTGATGGCGGCTTCCTGGGCGCAATATCAGGCACAGGATGCGTTAATCAAAACCTGCGAAAAAGCGGGTATTGAACTGACGCTGTTCCACGGTCGTGGCGGTTCCATTGGTCGCGGCGGTGCGCCTGCTCATGCGGCACTACTTTCGCAGCCACCAGGAAGCCTGAAAGGTGGCCTGCGCGTGACCGAACAGGGCGAGATGATCCGCTTTAAGTATGGTCTGCCTGAAATCACCGTCAGCAGCCTGTCGCTGTACACCGGGGCGATTCTGGAAGCTAACCTGCTGCCACCGCCGGAGCCGAAAGAGAGCTGGCGTCACATTATGGATGAACTGTCGGTCATCTCTTGCGATCTCTACCGTGGCTACGTTCGTGAAAACAAAGACTTTGTTCCATACTTCCGCTCCGCCACGCCGGAACAGGAACTGGGTAAACTGCCGTTAGGTTCACGCCCGGCGAAACGTCGCCCAACTGGCGGCGTCGAGTCTCTGCGCGCCATTCCGTGGATTTTTGCCTGGACACAAAACCGCCTGATGCTCCCCGCCTGGCTGGGCGCGGGTACGGCGCTGCAAAAAGTGGTGGAAGATGGCAAACAGAGCGAACTGGAAGCCATGTGCCGCGACTGGCCGTTCTTCTCGACGCGTCTGGGTATGCTGGAAATGGTATTCGCCAAAGCAGATCTGTGGCTGGCGGAATACTATGACCAACGCCTGGTCGACAAAGCACTGTGGCCGTTAGGTAAAGAGCTACGCAATCTGCAAGAAGAAGACATCAAAGTGGTGCTGGCGATTGCCAACGATTCCCATCTGATGGCGGATCTGCCGTGGATTGCCGAGTCTATTCAGCTACGAAATATATACACTGACCCGCTGAACGTACTGCAGGCAGAGTTGCTGCATCGTTCGCGCCAGGCTGAAAAAGAAGGCCAGGAGCCAGATCCCCGCGTCGAACAAGCGTTGATGGTCACTATTGCCGGAATTGCGGCTGGTATGCGTAATACTGGCTAA
- the argE gene encoding acetylornithine deacetylase, with translation MKNKLPPFIEIYRALIATPSISATEEALDQSNADLITLLADWFKDLGFNVEVQPVPGTRNKFNMLASTGQGAGGLLLAGHTDTVPFDDGRWTRDPFTLTEHDGKLYGLGTADMKGFFAFILDALRDVDVTKLKKPLYILATADEETSMAGARYFAETTSLRPDCAIIGEPTSLQPVRAHKGHISNAIRIMGQSGHSSDPSRGVNAIELMHDAIGHILQLRDNLKERYHYEAFTVPYPTLNLGHIHGGDASNRICACCELHMDIRPLPGMTLNELNGLLNDALAPVSERWPGRLTVEELHPPIPGYECPPNHQLVEVVEKLLGAKTEVVNYCTEAPFIQTLCPTLVLGPGSINQAHQPDEYLETRFIKPTRELITQVIHHFCWH, from the coding sequence ATGAAAAACAAATTACCGCCATTTATCGAGATTTACCGTGCTCTGATTGCCACACCTTCAATAAGCGCCACGGAAGAGGCACTCGATCAAAGCAATGCAGATTTAATCACTCTGTTGGCGGACTGGTTTAAAGATTTGGGCTTCAATGTGGAAGTGCAGCCCGTACCAGGAACCCGCAACAAATTTAATATGCTGGCAAGTACCGGACAGGGTGCTGGCGGCTTGCTGCTGGCGGGTCATACCGATACGGTGCCGTTTGATGATGGTCGTTGGACGCGTGATCCGTTTACGCTGACGGAGCATGACGGCAAGCTTTACGGCTTAGGCACTGCCGACATGAAAGGCTTCTTTGCGTTTATCCTCGATGCGCTACGCGATGTCGACGTCACTAAACTGAAAAAACCGCTCTACATTCTGGCGACTGCCGATGAAGAAACCAGCATGGCGGGAGCGCGTTATTTTGCCGAAACCACCTCCCTGCGACCGGATTGCGCCATCATTGGCGAACCGACGTCGCTGCAACCAGTACGCGCGCATAAAGGCCACATCTCAAATGCCATTCGAATTATGGGTCAGTCGGGCCACTCCAGCGATCCGTCGCGCGGGGTTAACGCTATCGAACTGATGCACGACGCCATCGGCCATATTTTGCAATTACGCGATAACCTGAAAGAACGTTATCACTACGAAGCGTTTACCGTGCCATACCCCACGCTCAACCTCGGGCATATTCACGGTGGCGACGCCTCTAACCGAATTTGCGCCTGCTGTGAGTTGCATATGGATATTCGCCCGCTGCCGGGCATGACGCTCAACGAACTTAATGGTTTGCTCAACGACGCGCTGGCTCCGGTGAGCGAACGCTGGCCGGGTCGTCTGACGGTCGAAGAGTTACACCCACCGATCCCAGGCTATGAATGCCCGCCAAATCATCAACTGGTTGAAGTGGTTGAGAAGTTGCTCGGAGCAAAGACCGAAGTGGTTAACTACTGTACCGAAGCGCCGTTTATACAAACGTTATGCCCGACGCTGGTGCTCGGTCCGGGCTCCATCAATCAAGCTCATCAGCCTGATGAATATCTGGAGACGCGGTTTATTAAACCCACCCGTGAGTTGATTACCCAGGTAATTCACCATTTTTGCTGGCATTAA
- the argH gene encoding argininosuccinate lyase, whose product MALWGGRFTQAADQRFKQFNDSLRFDYRLAEQDIVGSVAWSKALVTVGVLTAEEQAQLEEALNVLLEDVRARPQQILESDAEDIHSWVEGKLIDKVGQLGKKLHTGRSRNDQVATDLKLWCKDTVSELLTANRQLQSALVETAQNNQDAVMPGYTHLQRAQPVTFAHWCLAYVEMLARDESRLQDALKRLDVSPLGCGALAGTAYEIDREQLAGWLGFASATRNSLDSVSDRDHVLELLSAAAIGMVHLSRFAEDLIFFNTGEAGFVELSDRVTSGSSLMPQKKNPDALELIRGKCGRVQGALTGMMMTLKGLPLAYNKDMQEDKEGLFDALDTWLDCLHMAALVLDGIQVKRPRCQEAAQQGYANATELADYLVAKGVPFREAHHIVGEAVVEAIRQGKPLEELPLSELRKFSQVIGEDVYPILSLQSCLDKRAAKGGVSPQQVAQAIAFARARLG is encoded by the coding sequence ATGGCACTTTGGGGCGGGCGTTTTACCCAGGCAGCAGATCAACGGTTCAAACAATTCAACGACTCACTGCGCTTTGATTACCGTCTGGCGGAGCAGGATATTGTTGGCTCTGTGGCTTGGTCTAAAGCCCTGGTAACGGTCGGCGTGTTAACCGCAGAAGAGCAGGCGCAACTGGAAGAGGCGCTGAACGTGCTGCTGGAAGATGTTCGCGCCAGGCCACAACAAATCCTTGAAAGCGACGCTGAAGATATCCATAGCTGGGTGGAAGGTAAACTGATCGACAAAGTGGGTCAGTTAGGCAAAAAACTGCATACCGGGCGTAGCCGTAATGATCAGGTAGCGACTGACCTGAAACTGTGGTGCAAAGATACCGTTAGCGAGTTACTGACGGCTAACCGGCAGCTGCAATCGGCGCTGGTGGAAACCGCACAAAACAATCAGGACGCGGTAATGCCAGGTTACACTCACCTGCAACGCGCCCAGCCGGTGACGTTCGCTCACTGGTGCCTGGCGTATGTTGAGATGCTGGCGCGTGATGAAAGCCGTTTGCAGGATGCGCTTAAGCGTCTGGATGTCAGCCCGTTAGGCTGTGGCGCGCTGGCGGGAACGGCCTATGAAATTGACCGTGAACAGTTAGCAGGCTGGCTGGGCTTTGCCTCGGCGACCCGTAACAGTCTGGACAGCGTTTCTGACCGTGATCATGTGCTGGAACTGCTTTCTGCTGCCGCTATTGGCATGGTGCATCTGTCACGTTTTGCTGAAGATCTGATTTTCTTTAACACCGGCGAAGCAGGTTTTGTGGAGCTTTCTGACCGCGTGACTTCTGGTTCATCATTAATGCCGCAGAAGAAAAACCCGGATGCGCTGGAGCTGATTCGCGGTAAATGCGGGCGGGTGCAGGGCGCGTTAACTGGCATGATGATGACGCTGAAAGGTTTGCCGCTGGCTTACAACAAAGATATGCAGGAAGACAAAGAAGGTCTGTTCGACGCGCTCGATACCTGGCTGGACTGCCTGCATATGGCGGCGCTGGTGCTGGACGGCATTCAGGTGAAACGCCCGCGTTGCCAGGAAGCGGCGCAGCAAGGTTACGCGAACGCCACTGAACTGGCGGATTACCTGGTGGCGAAAGGCGTACCGTTCCGCGAGGCGCACCATATTGTTGGTGAAGCGGTGGTGGAAGCCATTCGTCAGGGCAAACCGCTGGAAGAGCTGCCGCTCAGTGAGTTGCGGAAATTCAGCCAGGTGATTGGCGAAGATGTCTATCCGATTCTGTCGCTGCAATCGTGCCTCGACAAGCGTGCGGCAAAAGGCGGCGTCTCACCGCAGCAGGTGGCGCAGGCGATTGCTTTTGCAAGGGCGCGTTTGGGGTAA
- a CDS encoding RNA-guided endonuclease InsQ/TnpB family protein: MKAEQSKQLSVLREVYADACNRLVSVVCEHRIWNRVGLHNMVYRDLREHTPLGSQMCCNVIFSVCKAYKSQKERGHIHKAKAVPTIRFNGTSVHFDKKTYSLRDNSLSLYTLNGRIRVPMIIGEHQQRMLSSGHPKEAELVFRKGLWFFNLVVEIIDTTMVVSEKTMGVDMGENNLAAHSLGKLFGGEQLRDERDRHLALRRRLQSNGSQSAKQKLRQVSGKEMRRVKQTNHETSKVIVAAAAEAGIGTIILEDLTHIRDRIKAGKRVRSRLRRWAWRQLQTFIEYKARAVGIMVKYVNPAYSSQSCSCCGCLGKRHKHRFECPHCGFRAHSDLNASRNLAWIGETAVLPRASVNTPDVGSPSLAPQ; this comes from the coding sequence GTGAAGGCAGAACAAAGTAAACAACTCTCCGTCCTGCGAGAAGTGTATGCTGATGCCTGTAACCGTCTTGTGTCTGTTGTATGTGAACATCGAATCTGGAACCGGGTTGGGCTGCACAATATGGTTTACCGTGATTTGCGTGAACATACCCCTCTTGGAAGCCAGATGTGCTGCAACGTTATTTTTTCTGTTTGTAAAGCCTATAAATCTCAGAAAGAACGGGGGCACATACATAAAGCGAAAGCTGTGCCGACGATTCGCTTCAACGGTACCAGTGTTCACTTCGATAAAAAGACGTACAGTCTGCGCGATAATAGCCTGTCTCTTTACACGCTCAATGGGCGGATACGTGTTCCAATGATCATCGGCGAACATCAGCAACGAATGTTGTCGTCCGGTCACCCCAAAGAGGCAGAGCTTGTCTTCCGTAAAGGTCTCTGGTTCTTCAATCTTGTTGTTGAAATAATAGATACAACAATGGTTGTTTCTGAGAAAACGATGGGCGTTGATATGGGAGAAAACAACCTTGCCGCCCACAGTCTGGGTAAGCTGTTTGGTGGTGAACAACTTCGTGACGAAAGAGATCGTCACCTTGCCCTCCGTCGTCGTCTCCAATCCAATGGCAGCCAAAGTGCAAAACAGAAGCTGAGGCAGGTCTCCGGTAAAGAGATGAGACGGGTAAAACAAACCAACCACGAAACGAGTAAAGTTATCGTTGCTGCTGCCGCTGAAGCGGGTATTGGCACAATTATACTGGAAGATTTGACTCATATTCGTGACCGGATAAAAGCTGGTAAACGGGTCCGTTCCCGCCTGCGCCGCTGGGCATGGCGTCAGCTTCAGACGTTTATCGAATATAAAGCCCGTGCGGTCGGAATAATGGTTAAATATGTTAACCCTGCTTACAGCAGTCAGAGTTGCTCGTGCTGCGGCTGTCTGGGTAAACGACATAAGCATCGTTTCGAATGTCCTCACTGTGGTTTCCGTGCGCACAGCGACTTGAATGCAAGTCGAAATCTGGCATGGATTGGTGAAACAGCCGTTTTGCCAAGGGCGTCTGTAAATACGCCTGATGTTGGGAGCCCATCACTGGCTCCACAATAA
- the argC gene encoding N-acetyl-gamma-glutamyl-phosphate reductase, giving the protein MLNTLIVGASGYAGAELVTYVNRHPHMNITALTVSAQSNDAGKLISDLHPQLKGIVDLPLQPMSDISEFSPGVDVVFLATAHEVSHDLAPQFLEAGCVVFDLSGAFRVNDAAFYEKYYGFTHQYPELLEQAAYGLAEWCGNKLKEANLIAVPGCYPTAAQLALKPLIDADLLDLSQWPVINATSGVSGAGRKAAISNSFCEVSLQPYGVFTHRHQPEIATHLGADVIFIPHLGNFPRGILETITCRLKPGVNQAQVAQALQQAYAHKPLVRLYDKGVPALKNVVGLPFCDIGFAVQGEHLIIVATEDNLLKGAAAQAIQCANIRFGYAETQSLI; this is encoded by the coding sequence ATGTTGAATACGCTGATTGTGGGTGCCAGCGGCTACGCTGGCGCAGAGCTAGTGACCTATGTAAATCGCCATCCGCATATGAACATAACCGCTTTGACTGTTTCAGCGCAAAGCAATGATGCGGGAAAGTTAATCTCCGATTTGCATCCGCAGCTAAAAGGCATCGTTGATCTGCCGTTGCAGCCGATGTCGGATATCAGCGAGTTTAGCCCAGGGGTGGACGTGGTGTTTCTTGCCACTGCCCATGAAGTTAGCCACGATTTAGCGCCGCAATTTCTTGAAGCGGGCTGTGTGGTGTTCGACCTTTCCGGCGCGTTTCGCGTTAATGACGCCGCCTTCTATGAAAAATATTACGGCTTTACCCATCAATATCCGGAATTGCTGGAACAAGCCGCTTATGGCCTGGCGGAGTGGTGCGGCAATAAATTAAAAGAAGCGAACTTGATTGCGGTGCCGGGCTGTTATCCGACGGCGGCACAGCTGGCGCTGAAACCGTTGATTGATGCCGATCTTCTCGACCTCAGTCAGTGGCCTGTGATTAACGCCACCAGCGGCGTGAGCGGAGCAGGGCGTAAAGCGGCAATTTCAAATAGCTTTTGTGAAGTGAGCCTGCAACCGTATGGCGTCTTTACCCATCGCCACCAGCCGGAGATCGCTACGCATCTCGGTGCTGACGTCATCTTCATCCCGCATCTGGGCAATTTCCCGCGTGGCATTCTCGAAACCATTACTTGCCGCCTGAAGCCTGGCGTGAACCAGGCACAAGTCGCGCAAGCGTTACAGCAGGCGTATGCGCATAAACCGTTGGTGCGGTTATATGACAAAGGCGTTCCGGCGCTGAAAAATGTCGTCGGGCTGCCGTTTTGCGATATCGGATTTGCCGTTCAGGGCGAGCATCTGATTATTGTGGCGACCGAAGATAACTTACTGAAAGGCGCGGCGGCACAGGCAATCCAGTGTGCCAATATTCGTTTCGGCTATGCGGAAACGCAGTCTCTTATTTAA
- the manD gene encoding D-mannonate dehydratase ManD, whose protein sequence is MKIIAADVFVTCPGRNFVTLKITTESGLCGLGDATLNGRELSVASYLKDHLCPQLIGRDASRIEDIWQFFYKGAYWRRGPVTMSAISAIDMALWDIKAKAANMPLYQLLGGASREGVMVYCHTTGRTIDEVLEDYAKHQQMGFKAIRVQCGVPGMQTTYGLAKGKGLAYEPATKGQWPEEQLWSTEKYLDFTPKLFEAVRNKFGFNEHLLHDMHHRLTPIEAARFGKSIEDYRLFWMEDPTPAENQECFRLIRQHTVTPIAVGEVFNSIWDCKQLIEEQLIDYIRTTITHAGGITGMRRIADFASLYQVRTGSHGPSDLSPICHAAALHFDLWVPNFGVQEYMGYSEQMLEVFPHSWRFDEGYMHPGDEPGLGISFDEKLAAKYPYDPAYLPVARLEDGTLWNW, encoded by the coding sequence ATGAAAATTATTGCTGCAGATGTTTTTGTTACTTGCCCCGGGCGTAATTTCGTTACGCTTAAAATAACCACGGAAAGCGGACTTTGCGGACTGGGAGATGCTACGTTAAATGGTCGCGAATTGTCGGTCGCTTCTTATCTGAAAGATCATCTTTGCCCACAATTAATTGGTCGTGATGCCAGTCGAATCGAAGATATCTGGCAATTCTTTTATAAAGGCGCTTACTGGCGGCGTGGCCCCGTCACGATGTCTGCCATTTCTGCTATCGATATGGCGTTGTGGGATATCAAAGCCAAAGCAGCCAATATGCCTCTGTATCAACTACTTGGTGGTGCTTCTCGTGAGGGTGTGATGGTTTATTGCCATACCACCGGGCGCACGATTGATGAAGTCCTTGAGGACTATGCAAAGCACCAGCAGATGGGCTTTAAGGCGATTCGTGTGCAGTGCGGTGTGCCAGGGATGCAAACCACCTATGGCCTGGCGAAGGGCAAAGGGCTAGCGTACGAACCGGCAACTAAGGGTCAGTGGCCGGAAGAGCAGTTGTGGTCGACGGAGAAGTATCTCGATTTCACGCCGAAGTTATTTGAGGCAGTGCGCAATAAGTTCGGTTTTAACGAACATCTGTTGCATGACATGCACCATCGCCTGACCCCTATCGAAGCGGCGCGCTTTGGGAAGAGTATTGAGGATTACCGCCTGTTCTGGATGGAAGATCCGACACCTGCCGAGAATCAGGAATGTTTCCGTTTGATTCGCCAGCATACCGTGACGCCGATTGCGGTCGGTGAAGTGTTTAACAGTATCTGGGACTGCAAGCAGTTAATCGAAGAGCAGCTGATTGACTATATTCGCACGACGATTACCCATGCCGGCGGCATTACCGGGATGCGGCGGATTGCTGATTTTGCATCGCTTTATCAGGTACGCACCGGTTCGCACGGTCCTTCTGATTTATCGCCCATTTGCCATGCGGCGGCGCTGCATTTTGACCTCTGGGTACCAAACTTTGGCGTTCAGGAGTACATGGGCTATTCCGAACAAATGCTTGAAGTCTTCCCGCACAGCTGGCGCTTCGATGAGGGTTATATGCACCCGGGCGATGAGCCGGGGCTGGGTATTTCTTTCGATGAGAAACTGGCGGCGAAATATCCGTATGACCCGGCATATCTTCCTGTCGCACGACTGGAAGACGGTACATTGTGGAACTGGTAA